In Cryptomeria japonica chromosome 10, Sugi_1.0, whole genome shotgun sequence, a genomic segment contains:
- the LOC131073552 gene encoding glucan endo-1,3-beta-glucosidase 12 produces the protein MKKVSVLLGVAVALAFVLSAGAGTVGINYGRVANDLPSAVKVMQLVKSAGIGKVKLYDADPSVLTAFSGSGIQLTIALPNEQLYFVSRRLSRAYAWVKQNVAAYVPGTQIVAIAVGNEVFVNPKNITAFLVPAMNNLHLALLKYGLGDIKISSPLALSALQSSYPSSAGAFKAELVDTVMKPMLDFLNNTGSYLMVNAYPFFAYKDNADVISLDYALFNPNNGVPDPATGLVYKNLFDAQLDAVFAAASALGHSTLDIVVTETGWPSKGDEAELGAGMDNAATYNGNLVKHVLSNSGTPLRPKATLDTFLFALFNENKKPGPTSERNYGLFYPTEAKVYDIALTPEAIKNQPPQVPSSSHSTSKPRHSSNGNAGSQTWCVANGKAGNEKLQSALDYACGEGSADCQQIQPGAACYNPNTLEAHASYAFNSYYQKNSRKAGSCYFGGAAFIVSQPPKFGSCVLPTGY, from the exons ATGAAGAAAGTTTCGGTTCTGTTAGGAGTGGCTGTTGCGCTGGCCTTTGTTTTGTCTGCAG GGGCTGGAACTGTGGGAATCAACTACGGCCGCGTCGCAAATGATTTGCCGTCGGCCGTGAAGGTAATGCAGTTGGTGAAAAGCGCCGGCATTGGAAAAGTAAAGCTTTACGATGCAGATCCGTCTGTGCTCACGGCTTTCAGTGGCTCGGGGATTCAGCTCACCATAGCTTTGCCTAACGAGCAGCTCTATTTTGTGTCTCGGCGCCTCTCGAGGGCCTACGCCTGGGTGAAACAAAATGTAGCGGCCTACGTGCCAGGCACACAGATTGTCGCCATAGCCGTTGGCAACGAGGTTTTTGTAAACCCTAAGAACATCACAGCCTTTCTCGTTCCGGCCATGAATAACCTTCACCTCGCTTTGCTCAAATACGGCCTCGGCGACATAAAGATTTCCAGTCCGCTGGCCCTAAGCGCGCTGCAGAGCTCGTATCCTTCCTCTGCCGGTGCCTTCAAAGCGGAGCTCGTGGACACCGTAATGAAGCCGATGCTGGACTTCCTCAACAACACGGGATCTTACCTCATGGTAAATGCCTACCCGTTCTTCGCCTACAAGGACAACGCAGACGTCATTTCCCTGGACTACGCTCTCTTTAACCCTAACAATGGCGTTCCTGATCCAGCGACTGGTTTGGTGTACAAAAATCTCTTCGACGCTCAACTTGACGCCGTCTTCGCCGCCGCTTCGGCGCTCGGCCACAGCACTCTGGATATCGTGGTGACAGAGACCGGGTGGCCATCAAAGGGCGACGAGGCCGAATTAGGCGCTGGAATGGACAACGCAGCCACATATAATGGCAACCTGGTAAAGCATGTTCTCTCCAACAGCGGCACACCGTTGCGGCCCAAGGCAACACTCGACACCTTCCTCTTCGCTCTCTTCAACGAGAACAAGAAGCCAGGGCCTACCTCGGAGCGCAACTACGGCTTATTTTATCCTACCGAAGCCAAGGTCTACGACATAGCGCTCACTCCCGAGGCCATCAAGAACCAGCCCCCGCAGGTCCCGAGTTCGAGCCACTCTACCTCAAAGCCCCGCCATAGCAGCAACGGCAACGCTGGATCTCAGACCTGGTGCGTGGCTAATGGCAAAGCAGGCAACGAGAAGCTGCAGAGCGCGCTTGATTATGCTTGCGGCGAAGGTAGTGCCGATTGTCAGCAGATCCAGCCTGGTGCGGCCTGCTATAATCCTAATACTTTGGAAGCCCACGCGTCTTATGCTTTCAACAGTTATTACCAGAAAAACAGCCGAAAGGCGGGATCTTGCTACTTTGGTGGTGCTGCTTTTATCGTCTCTCAGCCTCCAA AATTCGGTAGCTGCGTATTACCCACCGGCTATTAG